The genomic stretch GGCAGAACCTGCCGGAAGTGCTCGACGGTCGGGAAGGGGTCGTAGAAGTGGTGGAGCAGCGCCCGCCATTCCTGATACCCGGCGCTGCCCCGGAAGCCGACGGTGTGATCCTCCAGCGTGTCCCACCACACCAGCAGCACGTACTTGTGGTCGTCCTCGACGCACTGCTGAAGCTCGTGACGCACGTAGCCCTTCATGCTGGCGATGATGTGCTGAGCGTGGGCAAAGGCGGCCTCGAAGTCGGCAGTCTGGCCGGGGCGGACGTTGAGCATGGCGATTTCGAGGATCATGGTCACTCCTTTCGGATTCGGGTACAGAGCATCAGCCCCGTGGCGTCGTCGAGGAACGCGCAGTGCAGGTCGGTGAGGGAGTTCAGGTCAGCCCGGAGCGCGTCCACCTTCTCTTGGTGTCCGTCGGGCCAGTTCGCCTGGGGCAACAGATCGTCGATAACGTAGATCCCGCCCGGTGCCAGTAGACTCAGCGTCTCATCCAGCGTCCA from Deinococcus sp. AB2017081 encodes the following:
- a CDS encoding antibiotic biosynthesis monooxygenase family protein; translation: MILEIAMLNVRPGQTADFEAAFAHAQHIIASMKGYVRHELQQCVEDDHKYVLLVWWDTLEDHTVGFRGSAGYQEWRALLHHFYDPFPTVEHFRQVLP